The proteins below come from a single Drosophila kikkawai strain 14028-0561.14 chromosome 3R, DkikHiC1v2, whole genome shotgun sequence genomic window:
- the Lnk gene encoding SH2B adapter protein 2 isoform X1 translates to MGGNSTGANSSAFSAGGYIGPTSASSHHSLGTSSAAAAAAAVAGGSDLIPAPIGTGNAMGVSSYAYGGTSWEEFCERHARVAASDFAKACITYINGNLPPEEARNIQHRSFAQKFVESFSAHYDTEFFRRRSTLKTGAGSLDFDEEHEVPRLLSKSLLRRLSFKGLRKGKFSLMQAFFHKNSDDVDGGGGGSKQSKTKLAKIVVECRKEGIVNNLTPESLDQPTGSQKWEKCRLALVKAVGGYMLEFYTPPKSTKPRSGVFCFLISEARETTEMEMPDRLNTFVLKADNNMEYVIEAENAEEMRSWLATIRYCMRTPPTQQPLIESDGVMAAAMQTSPTNPNPSPNPIGAIQNPQYHQQGGSNGNLVGAPLASSLSADSALGQGGATSASDLNAINELGTTPPSGPPDIPVRPHRGEQRLSASSNFDGIELAENEADVNVADLTAEMSLFPWFHGTLTRSEAARMVLQSEAAGHGYFLVRQSETRRGEFVLTFNFQGRAKHLRLTISEKGQCRVQHLWFPSIQEMLEHFRHNPIPLESGGTSDVTLTDWVHNNSRLNDPTSASSGGSTHESGQLNDLGGGSNGNGNMNGQGSRSNEAGSGAGAAGGGHPSPRHCNEVITMNLSVRLKTNEIELPQEPTHVFFPEQVYFHLDPTTLTVHGSPPAAGQSFLDQPHLRASNASLQAAAHHHQQQQHPAGQSRHPSDSGNNSGGAVGGGSGSGGGAECTGRAVDNQYSFT, encoded by the exons ATGGGCGGCAACAGCACCGGAGCCAATTCAAGCGCCTTTAGCGCGGGCGGATACATTGGACCCACATCGGCTAGCAGCCATCACAGCCTGGGAACATCttcggcagcggcggcggcagcggcagtggcTGGTGGCAGCGACCTCATTCCGGCGCCAATTGGAACCGGAAACGCCATGGGCGTGTCCTCCTACGCGTACGGTGGCACCAGCTGGGAGGAATTCTGCGAACGGCATGCCAGGGTGGCAGCCTCTGATTTCGCCAAGGCCTGCATCACATACATCAATGGCAATCTGCCGCCAGAGGAAGCGCGTAACATACAGCACCGAAGTTTTGCCCAGAAGTTTGTGGAATCCTTCTCGGCGCACTATGACACAGAGTTCTTTAGGCGGCGAAGTACCCTGAAGACGGGCGCCGGGTCACTGGACTTTGATGAGGAGCATGAGGTGCCGCGACTGCTCTCCAAGTCTCTGTTGAGGCGACTCTCCTTTAAGGGACTGCGCAAGGGCAAG TTCTCTCTGATGCAGGCCTTCTTCCACAAGAACTCCGACGACGTGGACGGCGGCGGTGGAGGCAGCAAGCAGAGCAAAACCAAGCTGGCCAAGATCGTGGTcgaatgccgcaaggagggCATCGTAAACAACTTGACGCCAGAGAGTCTCGACCAGCCGACGGGCTCTCAGAAGTGGGAGAAATGTCGATTGGCTCTGGTGAAAGCAGTCGGCGGATATATGCTTGAGTTCTACACGCCACCCAAGTCCACGAAGCCCCGGAGTGGAGTCTTTTGTTTCCTCATCTCGGAGGCGCGTGAAACTACGGAAATGGAGATGCCCGACAGGCTGAATACCTTTGTCCTCAAGGCGGACAACAACATGGAATACGTGATCGAGGCGGAGAATGCCGAGGAGATGCGCAGCTGGTTGGCCACCATCCGCTATTGCATGCGAACGCCGCCCACGCAACAGCCACTGATCGAATCGGATGGCGTTATGGCGGCGGCCATGCAAACGTCGCCCACAAACCCGAATCCGAGTCCCAATCCCATTGGGGCCATACAGAATCCGCAGTACCACCAGCAGGGCGGCTCCAACGGGAATCTTGTGGGTGCTCCTCTGGCCTCGTCCCTGTCGGCGGACAGTGCCCTGGGCCAGGGAGGTGCAACGTCCGCCAGCGACTTGAATGCCATCAACGAACTCGGCACCACTCCGCCCTCAGGTCCGCCGGATATACCCGTCAGACCGCACAGAGGGGAGCAGCGCTTGTCGGCCTCAAGCAACTTTGATGGCATTGAGCTCGCTGAGAATGAAGCGGACGTGAATGTGGCGGACCTGACCGCCGAGATGAGCTTGTTCCCCTGGTTCCATGGCACACTGACGCGCTCCGAAGCGGCACGCATGGTTCTACAGTCCGAGGCAGCTGGACATGGTTACTTTTTGGTCCGCCAAAGCGAAACGCGACGCGGAGAGTTCGTTCTGACCTTCAACTTCCAGGGGCGAGCCAAACACCTGCGGCTCACCATCTCGGAGAAGGGTCAGTGCCGGGTGCAACACCTTTGGTTCCCCTCGATCCAGGAGATGCTCGAACATTTCCGCCACAACCCGATACCCTTGGAATCGGGCGGCACCTCGGATGTCACGCTTACCGACTGGgtgcacaacaacagcagactGAACGATCCCACATCGGCCTCTTCCGGAGGATCGACTCACGAATCCGGACAGCTCAACGATCTGGGTGGAGGATCCAATGGAAATGGCAACATGAATGGACAGGGATCGCGATCGAATGAAGCGGGATCGGGAGCGGGAGCTGCTGGCGGTGGCCATCCGTCGCCGAGACAT TGCAACGAAGTGATTACCATGAATCTTAGTGTTCGCCTAAAGACAAATGAAATTGAACTGCCACAGGAGCCAACACACGTCTTTTTTCCGGAGCAAGTCTATTTCCATTTGGATCCCACAACGCTAACCGTGCACGGATCGCCGCCGGCCGCCGGCCAGAGCTTTCTGGACCAGCCGCATCTGCGGGCCTCGAATGCCTCTCTGCAGGCGGCCGCCcatcatcaccagcagcagcagcatccggCGGGACAATCGCGTCATCCCAGCGACAGTGGCAACAACAGCGGCGGTGCTGTCGGCGGTGGATCGGGTTCAGGGGGAGGCGCCGAATGCACTGGACGGGCCGTTGATAATCAGTACAGCTTCACCTAA
- the Lnk gene encoding SH2B adapter protein 2 isoform X2, with product MGGNSTGANSSAFSAGGYIGPTSASSHHSLGTSSAAAAAAAVAGGSDLIPAPIGTGNAMGVSSYAYGGTSWEEFCERHARVAASDFAKACITYINGNLPPEEARNIQHRSFAQKFVESFSAHYDTEFFRRRSTLKTGAGSLDFDEEHEVPRLLSKSLLRRLSFKGLRKGKAFFHKNSDDVDGGGGGSKQSKTKLAKIVVECRKEGIVNNLTPESLDQPTGSQKWEKCRLALVKAVGGYMLEFYTPPKSTKPRSGVFCFLISEARETTEMEMPDRLNTFVLKADNNMEYVIEAENAEEMRSWLATIRYCMRTPPTQQPLIESDGVMAAAMQTSPTNPNPSPNPIGAIQNPQYHQQGGSNGNLVGAPLASSLSADSALGQGGATSASDLNAINELGTTPPSGPPDIPVRPHRGEQRLSASSNFDGIELAENEADVNVADLTAEMSLFPWFHGTLTRSEAARMVLQSEAAGHGYFLVRQSETRRGEFVLTFNFQGRAKHLRLTISEKGQCRVQHLWFPSIQEMLEHFRHNPIPLESGGTSDVTLTDWVHNNSRLNDPTSASSGGSTHESGQLNDLGGGSNGNGNMNGQGSRSNEAGSGAGAAGGGHPSPRHCNEVITMNLSVRLKTNEIELPQEPTHVFFPEQVYFHLDPTTLTVHGSPPAAGQSFLDQPHLRASNASLQAAAHHHQQQQHPAGQSRHPSDSGNNSGGAVGGGSGSGGGAECTGRAVDNQYSFT from the exons ATGGGCGGCAACAGCACCGGAGCCAATTCAAGCGCCTTTAGCGCGGGCGGATACATTGGACCCACATCGGCTAGCAGCCATCACAGCCTGGGAACATCttcggcagcggcggcggcagcggcagtggcTGGTGGCAGCGACCTCATTCCGGCGCCAATTGGAACCGGAAACGCCATGGGCGTGTCCTCCTACGCGTACGGTGGCACCAGCTGGGAGGAATTCTGCGAACGGCATGCCAGGGTGGCAGCCTCTGATTTCGCCAAGGCCTGCATCACATACATCAATGGCAATCTGCCGCCAGAGGAAGCGCGTAACATACAGCACCGAAGTTTTGCCCAGAAGTTTGTGGAATCCTTCTCGGCGCACTATGACACAGAGTTCTTTAGGCGGCGAAGTACCCTGAAGACGGGCGCCGGGTCACTGGACTTTGATGAGGAGCATGAGGTGCCGCGACTGCTCTCCAAGTCTCTGTTGAGGCGACTCTCCTTTAAGGGACTGCGCAAGGGCAAG GCCTTCTTCCACAAGAACTCCGACGACGTGGACGGCGGCGGTGGAGGCAGCAAGCAGAGCAAAACCAAGCTGGCCAAGATCGTGGTcgaatgccgcaaggagggCATCGTAAACAACTTGACGCCAGAGAGTCTCGACCAGCCGACGGGCTCTCAGAAGTGGGAGAAATGTCGATTGGCTCTGGTGAAAGCAGTCGGCGGATATATGCTTGAGTTCTACACGCCACCCAAGTCCACGAAGCCCCGGAGTGGAGTCTTTTGTTTCCTCATCTCGGAGGCGCGTGAAACTACGGAAATGGAGATGCCCGACAGGCTGAATACCTTTGTCCTCAAGGCGGACAACAACATGGAATACGTGATCGAGGCGGAGAATGCCGAGGAGATGCGCAGCTGGTTGGCCACCATCCGCTATTGCATGCGAACGCCGCCCACGCAACAGCCACTGATCGAATCGGATGGCGTTATGGCGGCGGCCATGCAAACGTCGCCCACAAACCCGAATCCGAGTCCCAATCCCATTGGGGCCATACAGAATCCGCAGTACCACCAGCAGGGCGGCTCCAACGGGAATCTTGTGGGTGCTCCTCTGGCCTCGTCCCTGTCGGCGGACAGTGCCCTGGGCCAGGGAGGTGCAACGTCCGCCAGCGACTTGAATGCCATCAACGAACTCGGCACCACTCCGCCCTCAGGTCCGCCGGATATACCCGTCAGACCGCACAGAGGGGAGCAGCGCTTGTCGGCCTCAAGCAACTTTGATGGCATTGAGCTCGCTGAGAATGAAGCGGACGTGAATGTGGCGGACCTGACCGCCGAGATGAGCTTGTTCCCCTGGTTCCATGGCACACTGACGCGCTCCGAAGCGGCACGCATGGTTCTACAGTCCGAGGCAGCTGGACATGGTTACTTTTTGGTCCGCCAAAGCGAAACGCGACGCGGAGAGTTCGTTCTGACCTTCAACTTCCAGGGGCGAGCCAAACACCTGCGGCTCACCATCTCGGAGAAGGGTCAGTGCCGGGTGCAACACCTTTGGTTCCCCTCGATCCAGGAGATGCTCGAACATTTCCGCCACAACCCGATACCCTTGGAATCGGGCGGCACCTCGGATGTCACGCTTACCGACTGGgtgcacaacaacagcagactGAACGATCCCACATCGGCCTCTTCCGGAGGATCGACTCACGAATCCGGACAGCTCAACGATCTGGGTGGAGGATCCAATGGAAATGGCAACATGAATGGACAGGGATCGCGATCGAATGAAGCGGGATCGGGAGCGGGAGCTGCTGGCGGTGGCCATCCGTCGCCGAGACAT TGCAACGAAGTGATTACCATGAATCTTAGTGTTCGCCTAAAGACAAATGAAATTGAACTGCCACAGGAGCCAACACACGTCTTTTTTCCGGAGCAAGTCTATTTCCATTTGGATCCCACAACGCTAACCGTGCACGGATCGCCGCCGGCCGCCGGCCAGAGCTTTCTGGACCAGCCGCATCTGCGGGCCTCGAATGCCTCTCTGCAGGCGGCCGCCcatcatcaccagcagcagcagcatccggCGGGACAATCGCGTCATCCCAGCGACAGTGGCAACAACAGCGGCGGTGCTGTCGGCGGTGGATCGGGTTCAGGGGGAGGCGCCGAATGCACTGGACGGGCCGTTGATAATCAGTACAGCTTCACCTAA
- the Lnk gene encoding SH2B adapter protein 2 isoform X3, with product MGGNSTGANSSAFSAGGYIGPTSASSHHSLGTSSAAAAAAAVAGGSDLIPAPIGTGNAMGVSSYAYGGTSWEEFCERHARVAASDFAKACITYINGNLPPEEARNIQHRSFAQKFVESFSAHYDTEFFRRRSTLKTGAGSLDFDEEHEVPRLLSKSLLRRLSFKGLRKGKNSDDVDGGGGGSKQSKTKLAKIVVECRKEGIVNNLTPESLDQPTGSQKWEKCRLALVKAVGGYMLEFYTPPKSTKPRSGVFCFLISEARETTEMEMPDRLNTFVLKADNNMEYVIEAENAEEMRSWLATIRYCMRTPPTQQPLIESDGVMAAAMQTSPTNPNPSPNPIGAIQNPQYHQQGGSNGNLVGAPLASSLSADSALGQGGATSASDLNAINELGTTPPSGPPDIPVRPHRGEQRLSASSNFDGIELAENEADVNVADLTAEMSLFPWFHGTLTRSEAARMVLQSEAAGHGYFLVRQSETRRGEFVLTFNFQGRAKHLRLTISEKGQCRVQHLWFPSIQEMLEHFRHNPIPLESGGTSDVTLTDWVHNNSRLNDPTSASSGGSTHESGQLNDLGGGSNGNGNMNGQGSRSNEAGSGAGAAGGGHPSPRHCNEVITMNLSVRLKTNEIELPQEPTHVFFPEQVYFHLDPTTLTVHGSPPAAGQSFLDQPHLRASNASLQAAAHHHQQQQHPAGQSRHPSDSGNNSGGAVGGGSGSGGGAECTGRAVDNQYSFT from the exons ATGGGCGGCAACAGCACCGGAGCCAATTCAAGCGCCTTTAGCGCGGGCGGATACATTGGACCCACATCGGCTAGCAGCCATCACAGCCTGGGAACATCttcggcagcggcggcggcagcggcagtggcTGGTGGCAGCGACCTCATTCCGGCGCCAATTGGAACCGGAAACGCCATGGGCGTGTCCTCCTACGCGTACGGTGGCACCAGCTGGGAGGAATTCTGCGAACGGCATGCCAGGGTGGCAGCCTCTGATTTCGCCAAGGCCTGCATCACATACATCAATGGCAATCTGCCGCCAGAGGAAGCGCGTAACATACAGCACCGAAGTTTTGCCCAGAAGTTTGTGGAATCCTTCTCGGCGCACTATGACACAGAGTTCTTTAGGCGGCGAAGTACCCTGAAGACGGGCGCCGGGTCACTGGACTTTGATGAGGAGCATGAGGTGCCGCGACTGCTCTCCAAGTCTCTGTTGAGGCGACTCTCCTTTAAGGGACTGCGCAAGGGCAAG AACTCCGACGACGTGGACGGCGGCGGTGGAGGCAGCAAGCAGAGCAAAACCAAGCTGGCCAAGATCGTGGTcgaatgccgcaaggagggCATCGTAAACAACTTGACGCCAGAGAGTCTCGACCAGCCGACGGGCTCTCAGAAGTGGGAGAAATGTCGATTGGCTCTGGTGAAAGCAGTCGGCGGATATATGCTTGAGTTCTACACGCCACCCAAGTCCACGAAGCCCCGGAGTGGAGTCTTTTGTTTCCTCATCTCGGAGGCGCGTGAAACTACGGAAATGGAGATGCCCGACAGGCTGAATACCTTTGTCCTCAAGGCGGACAACAACATGGAATACGTGATCGAGGCGGAGAATGCCGAGGAGATGCGCAGCTGGTTGGCCACCATCCGCTATTGCATGCGAACGCCGCCCACGCAACAGCCACTGATCGAATCGGATGGCGTTATGGCGGCGGCCATGCAAACGTCGCCCACAAACCCGAATCCGAGTCCCAATCCCATTGGGGCCATACAGAATCCGCAGTACCACCAGCAGGGCGGCTCCAACGGGAATCTTGTGGGTGCTCCTCTGGCCTCGTCCCTGTCGGCGGACAGTGCCCTGGGCCAGGGAGGTGCAACGTCCGCCAGCGACTTGAATGCCATCAACGAACTCGGCACCACTCCGCCCTCAGGTCCGCCGGATATACCCGTCAGACCGCACAGAGGGGAGCAGCGCTTGTCGGCCTCAAGCAACTTTGATGGCATTGAGCTCGCTGAGAATGAAGCGGACGTGAATGTGGCGGACCTGACCGCCGAGATGAGCTTGTTCCCCTGGTTCCATGGCACACTGACGCGCTCCGAAGCGGCACGCATGGTTCTACAGTCCGAGGCAGCTGGACATGGTTACTTTTTGGTCCGCCAAAGCGAAACGCGACGCGGAGAGTTCGTTCTGACCTTCAACTTCCAGGGGCGAGCCAAACACCTGCGGCTCACCATCTCGGAGAAGGGTCAGTGCCGGGTGCAACACCTTTGGTTCCCCTCGATCCAGGAGATGCTCGAACATTTCCGCCACAACCCGATACCCTTGGAATCGGGCGGCACCTCGGATGTCACGCTTACCGACTGGgtgcacaacaacagcagactGAACGATCCCACATCGGCCTCTTCCGGAGGATCGACTCACGAATCCGGACAGCTCAACGATCTGGGTGGAGGATCCAATGGAAATGGCAACATGAATGGACAGGGATCGCGATCGAATGAAGCGGGATCGGGAGCGGGAGCTGCTGGCGGTGGCCATCCGTCGCCGAGACAT TGCAACGAAGTGATTACCATGAATCTTAGTGTTCGCCTAAAGACAAATGAAATTGAACTGCCACAGGAGCCAACACACGTCTTTTTTCCGGAGCAAGTCTATTTCCATTTGGATCCCACAACGCTAACCGTGCACGGATCGCCGCCGGCCGCCGGCCAGAGCTTTCTGGACCAGCCGCATCTGCGGGCCTCGAATGCCTCTCTGCAGGCGGCCGCCcatcatcaccagcagcagcagcatccggCGGGACAATCGCGTCATCCCAGCGACAGTGGCAACAACAGCGGCGGTGCTGTCGGCGGTGGATCGGGTTCAGGGGGAGGCGCCGAATGCACTGGACGGGCCGTTGATAATCAGTACAGCTTCACCTAA
- the Lnk gene encoding SH2B adapter protein 1 isoform X5 — protein sequence MGGNSTGANSSAFSAGGYIGPTSASSHHSLGTSSAAAAAAAVAGGSDLIPAPIGTGNAMGVSSYAYGGTSWEEFCERHARVAASDFAKACITYINGNLPPEEARNIQHRSFAQKFVESFSAHYDTEFFRRRSTLKTGAGSLDFDEEHEVPRLLSKSLLRRLSFKGLRKGKAFFHKNSDDVDGGGGGSKQSKTKLAKIVVECRKEGIVNNLTPESLDQPTGSQKWEKCRLALVKAVGGYMLEFYTPPKSTKPRSGVFCFLISEARETTEMEMPDRLNTFVLKADNNMEYVIEAENAEEMRSWLATIRYCMRTPPTQQPLIESDGVMAAAMQTSPTNPNPSPNPIGAIQNPQYHQQGGSNGNLVGAPLASSLSADSALGQGGATSASDLNAINELGTTPPSGPPDIPVRPHRGEQRLSASSNFDGIELAENEADVNVADLTAEMSLFPWFHGTLTRSEAARMVLQSEAAGHGYFLVRQSETRRGEFVLTFNFQGRAKHLRLTISEKGQCRVQHLWFPSIQEMLEHFRHNPIPLESGGTSDVTLTDWVHNNSRLNDPTSASSGGSTHESGQLNDLGGGSNGNGNMNGQGSRSNEAGSGAGAAGGGHPSPRHVR from the exons ATGGGCGGCAACAGCACCGGAGCCAATTCAAGCGCCTTTAGCGCGGGCGGATACATTGGACCCACATCGGCTAGCAGCCATCACAGCCTGGGAACATCttcggcagcggcggcggcagcggcagtggcTGGTGGCAGCGACCTCATTCCGGCGCCAATTGGAACCGGAAACGCCATGGGCGTGTCCTCCTACGCGTACGGTGGCACCAGCTGGGAGGAATTCTGCGAACGGCATGCCAGGGTGGCAGCCTCTGATTTCGCCAAGGCCTGCATCACATACATCAATGGCAATCTGCCGCCAGAGGAAGCGCGTAACATACAGCACCGAAGTTTTGCCCAGAAGTTTGTGGAATCCTTCTCGGCGCACTATGACACAGAGTTCTTTAGGCGGCGAAGTACCCTGAAGACGGGCGCCGGGTCACTGGACTTTGATGAGGAGCATGAGGTGCCGCGACTGCTCTCCAAGTCTCTGTTGAGGCGACTCTCCTTTAAGGGACTGCGCAAGGGCAAG GCCTTCTTCCACAAGAACTCCGACGACGTGGACGGCGGCGGTGGAGGCAGCAAGCAGAGCAAAACCAAGCTGGCCAAGATCGTGGTcgaatgccgcaaggagggCATCGTAAACAACTTGACGCCAGAGAGTCTCGACCAGCCGACGGGCTCTCAGAAGTGGGAGAAATGTCGATTGGCTCTGGTGAAAGCAGTCGGCGGATATATGCTTGAGTTCTACACGCCACCCAAGTCCACGAAGCCCCGGAGTGGAGTCTTTTGTTTCCTCATCTCGGAGGCGCGTGAAACTACGGAAATGGAGATGCCCGACAGGCTGAATACCTTTGTCCTCAAGGCGGACAACAACATGGAATACGTGATCGAGGCGGAGAATGCCGAGGAGATGCGCAGCTGGTTGGCCACCATCCGCTATTGCATGCGAACGCCGCCCACGCAACAGCCACTGATCGAATCGGATGGCGTTATGGCGGCGGCCATGCAAACGTCGCCCACAAACCCGAATCCGAGTCCCAATCCCATTGGGGCCATACAGAATCCGCAGTACCACCAGCAGGGCGGCTCCAACGGGAATCTTGTGGGTGCTCCTCTGGCCTCGTCCCTGTCGGCGGACAGTGCCCTGGGCCAGGGAGGTGCAACGTCCGCCAGCGACTTGAATGCCATCAACGAACTCGGCACCACTCCGCCCTCAGGTCCGCCGGATATACCCGTCAGACCGCACAGAGGGGAGCAGCGCTTGTCGGCCTCAAGCAACTTTGATGGCATTGAGCTCGCTGAGAATGAAGCGGACGTGAATGTGGCGGACCTGACCGCCGAGATGAGCTTGTTCCCCTGGTTCCATGGCACACTGACGCGCTCCGAAGCGGCACGCATGGTTCTACAGTCCGAGGCAGCTGGACATGGTTACTTTTTGGTCCGCCAAAGCGAAACGCGACGCGGAGAGTTCGTTCTGACCTTCAACTTCCAGGGGCGAGCCAAACACCTGCGGCTCACCATCTCGGAGAAGGGTCAGTGCCGGGTGCAACACCTTTGGTTCCCCTCGATCCAGGAGATGCTCGAACATTTCCGCCACAACCCGATACCCTTGGAATCGGGCGGCACCTCGGATGTCACGCTTACCGACTGGgtgcacaacaacagcagactGAACGATCCCACATCGGCCTCTTCCGGAGGATCGACTCACGAATCCGGACAGCTCAACGATCTGGGTGGAGGATCCAATGGAAATGGCAACATGAATGGACAGGGATCGCGATCGAATGAAGCGGGATCGGGAGCGGGAGCTGCTGGCGGTGGCCATCCGTCGCCGAGACATGTGAGATAG
- the Lnk gene encoding SH2B adapter protein 1 isoform X4, whose product MGGNSTGANSSAFSAGGYIGPTSASSHHSLGTSSAAAAAAAVAGGSDLIPAPIGTGNAMGVSSYAYGGTSWEEFCERHARVAASDFAKACITYINGNLPPEEARNIQHRSFAQKFVESFSAHYDTEFFRRRSTLKTGAGSLDFDEEHEVPRLLSKSLLRRLSFKGLRKGKFSLMQAFFHKNSDDVDGGGGGSKQSKTKLAKIVVECRKEGIVNNLTPESLDQPTGSQKWEKCRLALVKAVGGYMLEFYTPPKSTKPRSGVFCFLISEARETTEMEMPDRLNTFVLKADNNMEYVIEAENAEEMRSWLATIRYCMRTPPTQQPLIESDGVMAAAMQTSPTNPNPSPNPIGAIQNPQYHQQGGSNGNLVGAPLASSLSADSALGQGGATSASDLNAINELGTTPPSGPPDIPVRPHRGEQRLSASSNFDGIELAENEADVNVADLTAEMSLFPWFHGTLTRSEAARMVLQSEAAGHGYFLVRQSETRRGEFVLTFNFQGRAKHLRLTISEKGQCRVQHLWFPSIQEMLEHFRHNPIPLESGGTSDVTLTDWVHNNSRLNDPTSASSGGSTHESGQLNDLGGGSNGNGNMNGQGSRSNEAGSGAGAAGGGHPSPRHVR is encoded by the exons ATGGGCGGCAACAGCACCGGAGCCAATTCAAGCGCCTTTAGCGCGGGCGGATACATTGGACCCACATCGGCTAGCAGCCATCACAGCCTGGGAACATCttcggcagcggcggcggcagcggcagtggcTGGTGGCAGCGACCTCATTCCGGCGCCAATTGGAACCGGAAACGCCATGGGCGTGTCCTCCTACGCGTACGGTGGCACCAGCTGGGAGGAATTCTGCGAACGGCATGCCAGGGTGGCAGCCTCTGATTTCGCCAAGGCCTGCATCACATACATCAATGGCAATCTGCCGCCAGAGGAAGCGCGTAACATACAGCACCGAAGTTTTGCCCAGAAGTTTGTGGAATCCTTCTCGGCGCACTATGACACAGAGTTCTTTAGGCGGCGAAGTACCCTGAAGACGGGCGCCGGGTCACTGGACTTTGATGAGGAGCATGAGGTGCCGCGACTGCTCTCCAAGTCTCTGTTGAGGCGACTCTCCTTTAAGGGACTGCGCAAGGGCAAG TTCTCTCTGATGCAGGCCTTCTTCCACAAGAACTCCGACGACGTGGACGGCGGCGGTGGAGGCAGCAAGCAGAGCAAAACCAAGCTGGCCAAGATCGTGGTcgaatgccgcaaggagggCATCGTAAACAACTTGACGCCAGAGAGTCTCGACCAGCCGACGGGCTCTCAGAAGTGGGAGAAATGTCGATTGGCTCTGGTGAAAGCAGTCGGCGGATATATGCTTGAGTTCTACACGCCACCCAAGTCCACGAAGCCCCGGAGTGGAGTCTTTTGTTTCCTCATCTCGGAGGCGCGTGAAACTACGGAAATGGAGATGCCCGACAGGCTGAATACCTTTGTCCTCAAGGCGGACAACAACATGGAATACGTGATCGAGGCGGAGAATGCCGAGGAGATGCGCAGCTGGTTGGCCACCATCCGCTATTGCATGCGAACGCCGCCCACGCAACAGCCACTGATCGAATCGGATGGCGTTATGGCGGCGGCCATGCAAACGTCGCCCACAAACCCGAATCCGAGTCCCAATCCCATTGGGGCCATACAGAATCCGCAGTACCACCAGCAGGGCGGCTCCAACGGGAATCTTGTGGGTGCTCCTCTGGCCTCGTCCCTGTCGGCGGACAGTGCCCTGGGCCAGGGAGGTGCAACGTCCGCCAGCGACTTGAATGCCATCAACGAACTCGGCACCACTCCGCCCTCAGGTCCGCCGGATATACCCGTCAGACCGCACAGAGGGGAGCAGCGCTTGTCGGCCTCAAGCAACTTTGATGGCATTGAGCTCGCTGAGAATGAAGCGGACGTGAATGTGGCGGACCTGACCGCCGAGATGAGCTTGTTCCCCTGGTTCCATGGCACACTGACGCGCTCCGAAGCGGCACGCATGGTTCTACAGTCCGAGGCAGCTGGACATGGTTACTTTTTGGTCCGCCAAAGCGAAACGCGACGCGGAGAGTTCGTTCTGACCTTCAACTTCCAGGGGCGAGCCAAACACCTGCGGCTCACCATCTCGGAGAAGGGTCAGTGCCGGGTGCAACACCTTTGGTTCCCCTCGATCCAGGAGATGCTCGAACATTTCCGCCACAACCCGATACCCTTGGAATCGGGCGGCACCTCGGATGTCACGCTTACCGACTGGgtgcacaacaacagcagactGAACGATCCCACATCGGCCTCTTCCGGAGGATCGACTCACGAATCCGGACAGCTCAACGATCTGGGTGGAGGATCCAATGGAAATGGCAACATGAATGGACAGGGATCGCGATCGAATGAAGCGGGATCGGGAGCGGGAGCTGCTGGCGGTGGCCATCCGTCGCCGAGACATGTGAGATAG